Proteins from one Pyrobaculum neutrophilum V24Sta genomic window:
- the purQ gene encoding phosphoribosylformylglycinamidine synthase I, translating into MHKVAVLKFPGTNGDYDVLRALELAGLRGEIVWYRDYAAGRYDAVVLAGGFSYGDYLRAGAIAAQTEAMEHLRRDAEGGTPVLGICNGFQILVETGLLPGALAPNEPPGFISRWIQVAVVDVKTPFTHLYEPGEVVYMPIAHGEGRYIPSGPYTQAFRYVENPNGSHDATAGVSKGNVLGLMPHPERAVDRDISRGGVGGLKLWLSLKSWLKG; encoded by the coding sequence ATGCATAAGGTGGCTGTTTTGAAGTTCCCGGGAACCAACGGCGACTACGACGTGTTAAGGGCTCTGGAGCTGGCAGGCTTGAGGGGGGAGATAGTGTGGTATAGGGACTACGCCGCGGGGAGATACGACGCGGTGGTGCTGGCCGGCGGCTTCAGCTACGGGGACTACCTAAGGGCGGGGGCCATAGCGGCGCAGACGGAGGCGATGGAGCACCTGAGGAGAGATGCGGAGGGGGGGACCCCCGTGTTGGGCATATGCAACGGCTTCCAAATACTGGTCGAGACCGGTCTTCTCCCAGGGGCGCTGGCTCCCAACGAGCCTCCCGGCTTCATATCAAGGTGGATACAGGTGGCCGTGGTAGACGTGAAAACTCCCTTCACCCATCTGTACGAGCCGGGGGAGGTGGTGTATATGCCCATCGCACACGGCGAGGGTAGGTACATACCGTCGGGGCCCTACACCCAAGCCTTTAGATACGTGGAGAACCCCAACGGGTCTCACGACGCCACCGCCGGGGTGAGCAAGGGCAACGTCCTCGGCCTAATGCCGCATCCCGAGAGGGCCGTGGATAGGGATATCTCCAGAGGCGGGGTCGGAGGCCTTAAGCTCTGGCTTAGCCTGAAGAGCTGGCTCAAGGGGTGA
- a CDS encoding phosphoribosylformylglycinamidine synthase subunit PurS → MRYLVYLNIAYKRGIRDPEGEAIQREIFERRGVSAEVRAGKCLIVAVEAATPEEAGERALKLAWDLRLGNPNVHVVEVVKVEHA, encoded by the coding sequence ATGAGGTACCTCGTCTACTTAAACATAGCCTACAAGCGGGGCATCAGAGACCCCGAGGGCGAGGCCATTCAGAGGGAGATCTTCGAACGGCGTGGCGTCAGCGCGGAGGTGAGGGCGGGGAAGTGCTTGATAGTCGCCGTGGAGGCCGCAACGCCGGAGGAGGCGGGGGAGAGGGCCTTGAAACTGGCGTGGGATCTGCGCCTGGGCAACCCCAACGTCCACGTGGTGGAGGTGGTTAAGGTGGAACATGCATAA
- the purD gene encoding phosphoribosylamine--glycine ligase, with the protein MEKVLIVGDGAREHAIAWALERSGVVINAVVGHRNPGIEEVARRTGGRLYLGSPTDPGTVVKAAEDSSPDLVVIGPEEPLFAGVSDALRERGFRTLGASRRLSIIEMRKDFARSLQWKYGVPGRLIYGVFKDVEEAYRFSRSVGAVAIKPIRQAGGKGVRVIYGDAAYLDFDEVYRRGAEDVLKQLAGYRDVDTAVLVEEAVWGVEFTVQALTDGESMFFFPPVQDNPHAYEYGVGPECGGMGTVSPLPFLEEGEVEEAKRAVELTVKALGEELGERYVGVISGQMMLTARGPVIIEYYSRLGDPEALNALYLYGGDAYTLFSLAADGKLHKAERRFREEHTVVKALAPLGYPHRRDVARGRRIYVDWDVIKREGCLVFFSSVEERDGAYVTLGSRALEILAPGRTAEEAYQRSERCMSAVGGDGVYYRRDIGSPEYMSSMAAKAEKVRAVYRWRRERGLGGRVVVWEPGVGLREYKL; encoded by the coding sequence ATGGAAAAGGTTTTGATCGTGGGCGACGGGGCGAGGGAACACGCCATCGCCTGGGCGCTGGAGAGGTCAGGCGTTGTGATAAACGCCGTGGTGGGCCATAGGAACCCGGGCATCGAGGAGGTTGCCCGGCGGACGGGCGGGAGGCTCTACCTAGGCAGCCCCACTGACCCCGGCACGGTGGTTAAAGCCGCTGAGGACTCCTCGCCGGATCTCGTCGTCATAGGGCCTGAGGAGCCCCTATTCGCCGGCGTGTCCGACGCCCTACGCGAAAGGGGCTTTAGGACGCTGGGAGCTTCGAGGAGGCTGTCCATCATAGAGATGCGTAAGGACTTCGCCCGATCTCTGCAGTGGAAATACGGGGTGCCCGGCAGGCTCATATACGGGGTGTTTAAAGACGTGGAGGAGGCCTACAGGTTCAGCAGATCCGTGGGGGCGGTGGCCATAAAGCCGATTAGGCAGGCCGGCGGGAAGGGGGTGAGGGTGATATACGGCGACGCGGCGTATCTCGACTTCGACGAGGTGTATAGACGAGGCGCCGAGGACGTCTTGAAGCAGCTGGCGGGGTACAGAGACGTGGACACGGCCGTGTTGGTGGAGGAGGCGGTCTGGGGCGTAGAGTTTACCGTACAGGCGTTAACCGACGGGGAGAGCATGTTCTTCTTCCCACCTGTCCAGGACAACCCACACGCCTACGAGTACGGGGTGGGGCCGGAGTGCGGCGGCATGGGGACGGTCTCGCCTCTTCCCTTCCTAGAGGAGGGCGAGGTGGAGGAGGCTAAACGCGCGGTGGAGCTCACAGTGAAGGCGCTCGGGGAGGAGCTGGGCGAGCGGTACGTGGGCGTGATCAGCGGGCAGATGATGCTCACGGCGCGGGGCCCCGTCATAATTGAGTACTACAGCAGGCTGGGGGACCCCGAGGCGCTCAACGCCCTATACCTCTACGGGGGGGACGCCTACACGCTGTTTAGCCTAGCCGCCGACGGCAAGCTCCACAAGGCCGAGAGGAGGTTTAGGGAGGAGCACACCGTAGTTAAAGCCCTAGCCCCCCTGGGCTATCCGCACAGAAGAGACGTGGCCAGGGGGAGGAGGATATACGTCGACTGGGACGTGATCAAGAGGGAGGGGTGCCTCGTCTTCTTCTCGTCCGTCGAGGAGAGAGACGGCGCCTACGTTACGCTCGGCTCCCGGGCGCTGGAGATCCTCGCGCCGGGGAGGACCGCAGAGGAGGCATACCAGAGATCCGAGAGGTGTATGTCGGCCGTGGGGGGAGACGGCGTCTACTACCGCCGCGACATCGGCTCGCCTGAGTACATGTCCTCCATGGCGGCTAAGGCGGAGAAGGTGAGAGCGGTCTACAGGTGGAGGAGGGAGAGGGGGCTCGGCGGGAGGGTGGTGGTGTGGGAGCCTGGGGTAGGGCTGAGGGAGTACAAGCTATGA
- a CDS encoding phosphoribosylaminoimidazolesuccinocarboxamide synthase codes for MELVYEGKAKRVYAEGDILLLEFKDELTAFDGAKRDSAPGKGALAASLSALLFAYLRGRGVESHFIGQRGPNLLEVRRAQALPLEVIVRFRAYGSYLKRMPLVEPLRPFKKPLVELHLKDDRLHDPLILPQDAIEAGLVDEAELGQITDVAVRAGELLRDLYRRAGCDFIDVKFEFGRVGGRLVLIDEISGDTFRVLCGGEHLDKEYYRKTGDVRGLLERYGKLLEYTRLVLEAQ; via the coding sequence ATGGAGCTCGTATACGAGGGCAAGGCGAAGAGGGTCTACGCCGAGGGGGACATCCTCCTGTTGGAGTTTAAAGACGAGCTCACCGCCTTCGACGGCGCCAAGCGCGACTCAGCTCCGGGCAAGGGGGCCCTGGCGGCTAGCCTCTCCGCCCTGCTCTTCGCCTACCTAAGGGGGAGGGGGGTGGAGAGCCACTTCATCGGGCAACGGGGCCCCAACCTGCTTGAGGTGCGGAGGGCCCAGGCCCTCCCGCTAGAGGTCATAGTGAGGTTTAGGGCGTACGGCAGCTACCTCAAGAGGATGCCGCTGGTGGAGCCCCTCCGCCCGTTTAAAAAACCGCTGGTGGAGCTACACCTCAAAGACGACAGGTTGCACGACCCGCTGATCCTCCCCCAAGACGCCATAGAGGCGGGGCTCGTCGACGAGGCTGAGCTGGGCCAGATAACCGACGTGGCGGTGAGGGCGGGGGAGCTGCTGAGGGATCTCTACCGCAGAGCCGGATGCGACTTCATAGATGTGAAGTTCGAGTTCGGCCGCGTCGGCGGCCGCCTGGTGTTGATAGACGAGATCAGCGGAGACACCTTCAGAGTTCTATGCGGCGGTGAGCATCTGGACAAGGAGTACTACAGGAAGACGGGAGACGTGAGGGGGCTCCTCGAGCGGTATGGAAAGCTGCTGGAGTACACCAGGCTGGTTCTAGAGGCTCAGTAG
- a CDS encoding bifunctional 5,10-methylenetetrahydrofolate dehydrogenase/5,10-methenyltetrahydrofolate cyclohydrolase, which translates to MVVWIRGDRLHAETLQWARRHVEELERFGVTPKLAVLLLNDDPVELETQRRYVSLKAKDVRSIGGEVEIYELYKEPPERREAAALRLIERLNNADDVTGVLIQKPLPPYIDEGRLFERLSPIKDVDGLTPENKKRLVAGFDLDRDILPCTPAGILELFRQYQVEVRGRDVVVVGKGTLVGFPLSIMLMQMDATVTTLHALSKDRAYYTRKADIVISAVGRPPELYGDNPWRLTGDMIKEGAVVVGVGGKVDPATKRWYFDVDENSVAEKASYLTPNIGGVGLATRARLVKNLIITTYMVLTRVTSPRLLSL; encoded by the coding sequence ATGGTTGTCTGGATTAGGGGGGATAGGCTACACGCGGAGACCCTCCAGTGGGCTAGACGACACGTGGAAGAGCTTGAGCGCTTCGGCGTAACGCCGAAGCTCGCCGTTTTGCTCCTCAACGACGACCCCGTTGAGCTTGAGACGCAACGTAGGTACGTCTCGCTTAAGGCGAAAGACGTGAGGTCCATCGGCGGCGAGGTCGAGATATACGAGCTGTATAAGGAGCCGCCGGAGAGGCGGGAGGCCGCCGCGTTGAGGCTGATAGAGAGGTTGAACAACGCGGACGACGTAACCGGCGTGTTGATACAGAAGCCGCTTCCGCCCTACATAGACGAGGGGAGGCTCTTCGAGAGGCTGTCCCCCATCAAGGACGTAGATGGGCTAACCCCCGAGAACAAGAAGAGGCTCGTGGCCGGCTTCGACCTAGACAGGGATATACTACCCTGCACACCTGCCGGCATACTCGAGCTGTTTAGGCAGTACCAAGTGGAGGTGAGGGGGAGAGACGTGGTGGTGGTGGGCAAGGGGACTCTCGTCGGCTTCCCCCTATCTATCATGCTTATGCAGATGGACGCCACCGTGACGACCCTCCACGCCCTCTCCAAAGACAGAGCCTACTACACCAGGAAGGCAGATATCGTCATCTCGGCGGTTGGCAGACCGCCGGAGCTCTACGGCGATAACCCCTGGAGGCTGACGGGGGATATGATAAAGGAGGGGGCTGTGGTGGTGGGGGTGGGGGGCAAGGTGGACCCGGCCACCAAGAGGTGGTACTTCGACGTAGACGAGAACTCGGTGGCCGAGAAGGCCTCCTACCTAACCCCGAACATAGGCGGGGTGGGCCTAGCCACGAGGGCCCGCCTAGTGAAAAACCTGATAATTACGACATATATGGTGTTGACCCGAGTCACCTCGCCCAGGCTACTGAGCCTCTAG
- the purN gene encoding phosphoribosylglycinamide formyltransferase: MKIGILASWRGTNAKAIFDHVKLGVLRGVEPAVLIYSDQEAPVRKIAEAYGVEAVYVQHRGVARSRREQEMAEVLKRYGVDLVVLAGYDYILGVPFIEQFRWRILNIHPSLLPFAGGKGMHGVRVHMEVYKAGVKTSGPTVHLVDESVDGGPIVDQWPVYIGDIYSLDIPYDQKLSILADRVLIYEHRLYSRVLQAVADGLLEVRTERVKAPRVAEEGGRVRYVEEEVEVARAVLKAGEGWMRQWRERQRVYVEHQLREWRESGKPMHLICPHGCLD, from the coding sequence GTGAAGATAGGCATCTTGGCCTCGTGGAGGGGGACCAACGCCAAGGCTATCTTCGACCACGTCAAACTGGGCGTCTTGAGGGGGGTTGAGCCGGCAGTTCTGATATACAGCGATCAGGAGGCGCCTGTGAGGAAGATAGCGGAGGCATACGGCGTGGAGGCCGTGTATGTCCAACACAGGGGGGTGGCCAGATCTAGGCGGGAGCAGGAGATGGCGGAGGTGCTCAAGAGATACGGTGTAGATCTGGTGGTGTTGGCGGGCTACGACTACATACTGGGCGTGCCCTTCATCGAACAGTTCAGATGGAGGATACTCAACATACACCCCTCCCTGTTGCCCTTCGCGGGGGGGAAGGGGATGCACGGCGTTAGGGTACACATGGAGGTCTACAAGGCCGGGGTGAAGACCTCCGGGCCGACGGTCCACCTGGTGGACGAGTCCGTAGACGGGGGGCCCATCGTGGATCAGTGGCCGGTGTATATCGGCGATATATACAGTCTCGACATCCCCTACGACCAGAAGCTGTCTATTCTGGCGGACAGGGTGCTGATATACGAACACAGGCTGTACTCGAGGGTTTTGCAGGCGGTGGCGGACGGACTGCTGGAGGTGCGCACCGAGAGGGTCAAGGCACCCCGGGTGGCGGAGGAGGGCGGCCGCGTGAGATACGTCGAGGAGGAGGTGGAGGTTGCCAGGGCTGTGCTGAAGGCGGGGGAGGGCTGGATGCGCCAGTGGAGGGAGAGGCAGAGGGTTTACGTGGAGCACCAGCTCAGGGAGTGGAGGGAATCGGGCAAGCCGATGCACTTGATCTGTCCCCATGGTTGTCTGGATTAG
- a CDS encoding amidophosphoribosyltransferase, with product MCGIGAVWGKGAGAAALRMANWLVHRGHEGVGYAYLEGGAVKLGRPPEDAPAAVVHTRYSTSGPYGVSLQPVYARYRDLELAVAFNGTVVNFRQLDSSASFDGEALARSLAREIWERGVEEGVQEVYRKIVGAASTVALTPWGIIAVRDPRGVRPLAVSYDQAGARVASETVALGDGIELAPGVALLYGSRISTWKVDPKPARLCALEYVYFAHPASKLEGRLVADVRRALGRALAEGEEVKADAVAYVPETARHAAAGFAEVLGLEVVDAVVKNRFSGRLFIKPPGERKAEEVFQVVKEYVAGRRIFLVDDSLIRGTNIRAIVWMLKRAGAAEVHVRIASPPIRWPCFFGMDFQRRSELVAWGREVEEVRQIVGADTLRYISMEKFREVLGDSVCYGCFTGVYPQEVDVEWAERELARFK from the coding sequence ATGTGCGGGATCGGCGCCGTCTGGGGGAAGGGCGCGGGGGCCGCCGCCCTTAGGATGGCCAACTGGCTTGTACACAGGGGGCACGAGGGGGTCGGGTACGCCTACCTAGAGGGCGGGGCGGTGAAGCTGGGGAGGCCTCCGGAGGACGCGCCTGCTGCCGTGGTACACACCAGGTACTCCACCTCTGGGCCCTACGGCGTATCTCTCCAGCCCGTCTACGCCAGGTATAGAGATCTTGAGCTGGCGGTGGCCTTCAACGGCACGGTGGTCAACTTTAGGCAGCTGGACAGCTCGGCGTCGTTCGACGGGGAGGCGCTGGCTAGGAGCTTGGCTAGGGAGATATGGGAGCGGGGGGTGGAGGAGGGGGTGCAGGAGGTCTATAGGAAAATCGTGGGGGCGGCCTCCACGGTGGCGCTCACGCCGTGGGGGATAATAGCCGTGAGAGACCCCAGAGGCGTCAGACCGCTGGCTGTCAGCTACGACCAGGCGGGGGCACGGGTGGCTTCGGAGACCGTGGCGCTTGGCGACGGGATAGAGCTGGCGCCGGGGGTGGCCCTCCTCTACGGTAGCAGGATATCTACGTGGAAGGTCGACCCGAAGCCCGCGAGGCTCTGCGCGCTTGAGTACGTCTACTTCGCCCACCCGGCGTCGAAGCTGGAGGGGCGTCTTGTGGCCGATGTGAGGAGGGCCCTGGGTAGGGCTCTTGCAGAGGGCGAGGAGGTTAAGGCAGACGCGGTGGCCTACGTCCCCGAGACCGCCCGCCACGCCGCGGCCGGCTTCGCCGAGGTTCTGGGGCTTGAGGTGGTAGACGCCGTGGTGAAGAACAGGTTCTCGGGGAGGCTCTTCATAAAGCCGCCTGGCGAGAGAAAGGCCGAGGAGGTGTTCCAGGTGGTTAAGGAGTACGTGGCGGGGAGGAGGATATTTCTAGTGGACGACTCGCTCATAAGGGGGACGAACATCAGGGCTATCGTTTGGATGCTCAAGAGGGCAGGCGCCGCCGAGGTACACGTCAGAATCGCCTCCCCACCCATCAGATGGCCCTGCTTCTTCGGGATGGACTTCCAGAGGAGGAGCGAGCTGGTGGCGTGGGGGCGTGAGGTGGAGGAGGTTAGGCAGATCGTGGGGGCGGACACCCTCCGGTACATCTCCATGGAGAAGTTCAGAGAGGTTCTGGGAGACTCGGTGTGCTACGGCTGCTTCACCGGCGTCTACCCACAGGAGGTGGACGTGGAGTGGGCCGAGAGGGAGCTCGCCAGGTTTAAGTAG
- the purL gene encoding phosphoribosylformylglycinamidine synthase subunit PurL: MALTRQELELIRRGLGREPTAAELAFFTSHWSEHCSYKSTRRWLRELPGSAPWVVRGRGTDAPLVEVAPGLYVSFKIESHNHPSAVDPYNGAATGVGGIIRDILTVGATPVALLVNLHFGPPEDPHARWIFSNVVKGISDYGNRVGVPVVGGETWFDEDFTYTPIVLATCVGVVEAEAVPRGGVAPGDYLVVAGLGADRSGLGGSAFASKTLEGGEDLGAVQVADPLMGKKLIDVVREAGRCVKFIKDLGGGGLATALAELSSWFSLGIEFHLDKLHVRDRAAAPEELLISETQERLIFVVSPQDLPCLEAALRRYEVPYSIPGRFVEGGRVWVMWRGERVVDIPISLADGAPEVLWPQEPYQPPELPQLPEPPLEKALDLVLSSPNVAKKESIYMRFDFDVGVKTAVKPGEGDAAVLKLYQRGQLGLVVKGDANPRYTFLDPRLGAANAFVKAYRNVAVVGGVPLAAVDSINVGSPERPRVYWQFVQAVQGLREAAAELEVPIVGGKVSLYNEYMGRPVKPTVAVVVLGRIDDVSKANRAMWREGDRIFVWGVTRGEVGGSEYLKRVHGVVAGRPPAVDYGAERKIVDVVQSWLGRLTGATDVGVGGLAAALAKMAVNSGVGATVDVCRAPSDVGRLDFLLFSESNGRFVAAGEEGPGVAVGEAHGDVFEVRCGGTLLYKRRVEELRRLMLL, encoded by the coding sequence TGAGCTCGCCTTCTTCACCTCCCACTGGTCTGAGCACTGCTCCTACAAATCCACAAGGAGGTGGCTCAGGGAGCTCCCAGGCTCCGCGCCGTGGGTGGTCAGGGGGAGGGGGACGGACGCCCCTCTTGTGGAGGTGGCGCCCGGCCTCTACGTCAGCTTCAAGATAGAGTCCCATAACCACCCCAGCGCGGTGGATCCCTACAACGGGGCGGCTACCGGCGTCGGCGGGATAATCCGGGATATCCTAACCGTTGGGGCAACGCCGGTGGCCCTCCTCGTCAACCTACACTTCGGCCCTCCGGAGGATCCCCACGCCAGGTGGATATTCTCCAACGTGGTGAAGGGCATCTCCGACTACGGCAACAGGGTTGGGGTTCCCGTGGTGGGCGGCGAGACGTGGTTCGACGAGGATTTCACCTACACCCCCATAGTCCTCGCCACCTGCGTGGGGGTGGTTGAGGCGGAGGCCGTGCCGAGGGGGGGCGTGGCGCCCGGGGACTACCTCGTGGTGGCGGGACTTGGGGCAGACAGAAGCGGGCTCGGCGGCTCCGCCTTCGCCAGCAAGACCCTGGAGGGGGGCGAGGACCTCGGCGCTGTCCAGGTGGCGGACCCCCTGATGGGGAAGAAGCTGATAGACGTGGTGAGGGAGGCGGGGAGGTGTGTAAAGTTCATAAAGGACCTGGGGGGCGGGGGGCTGGCCACGGCTCTCGCCGAGCTGTCCAGCTGGTTTTCCCTGGGGATCGAGTTCCACCTAGACAAGCTACATGTGCGAGACAGGGCCGCCGCCCCCGAGGAGTTGCTCATAAGCGAGACCCAGGAGCGGCTCATCTTCGTCGTTTCCCCACAGGACCTGCCCTGTCTCGAGGCGGCATTGAGGAGGTACGAGGTGCCCTACTCCATCCCCGGCCGCTTCGTAGAGGGCGGGAGGGTGTGGGTGATGTGGAGGGGGGAGAGGGTTGTGGACATCCCCATCTCTCTCGCAGACGGGGCCCCGGAGGTTCTCTGGCCTCAGGAGCCTTATCAACCGCCGGAGTTGCCCCAGCTCCCCGAGCCGCCTCTGGAGAAGGCGCTGGATCTAGTCCTCTCCTCGCCCAACGTGGCGAAGAAGGAGTCCATATATATGCGGTTCGACTTCGACGTGGGGGTTAAAACGGCGGTGAAGCCCGGGGAGGGCGACGCAGCCGTGTTGAAGCTCTACCAACGCGGGCAGCTGGGCCTGGTGGTGAAGGGGGACGCCAACCCGAGGTACACCTTCCTCGACCCGAGGCTGGGGGCCGCCAACGCCTTTGTAAAAGCCTATAGAAACGTCGCCGTAGTCGGCGGAGTCCCGCTCGCCGCCGTGGACTCGATAAACGTGGGGAGCCCCGAGAGGCCGCGGGTCTACTGGCAGTTCGTCCAAGCCGTGCAAGGCCTTAGGGAGGCGGCCGCCGAGCTGGAGGTGCCGATAGTGGGGGGGAAGGTGAGCCTGTACAACGAGTACATGGGCCGGCCGGTGAAGCCCACCGTCGCCGTTGTAGTGTTGGGCAGAATAGACGACGTGTCTAAGGCCAACAGAGCGATGTGGCGCGAAGGCGATAGGATATTCGTCTGGGGAGTCACAAGGGGGGAGGTGGGGGGAAGCGAGTACCTCAAGAGGGTGCATGGGGTGGTGGCCGGGAGGCCCCCCGCCGTGGACTACGGCGCCGAGAGGAAGATAGTCGACGTGGTCCAGAGCTGGCTGGGGAGGCTGACGGGGGCCACAGACGTGGGCGTGGGGGGGCTGGCGGCGGCGCTGGCTAAGATGGCCGTAAACAGCGGAGTTGGGGCAACTGTAGACGTCTGTAGGGCCCCCTCCGACGTCGGCAGGTTGGATTTCCTCCTCTTCAGCGAGTCCAACGGAAGATTCGTCGCGGCCGGCGAGGAGGGGCCGGGCGTCGCCGTGGGGGAGGCGCACGGCGACGTGTTCGAGGTGAGGTGCGGCGGCACGCTCCTGTACAAGAGGAGGGTGGAGGAGCTGAGGCGGCTGATGCTTCTCTAG